A segment of the Zingiber officinale cultivar Zhangliang chromosome 8B, Zo_v1.1, whole genome shotgun sequence genome:
aagaaatgagagtattagaaagaaagtcgaagttgcatctattgaaaGAAAACTCCGAAAAACACGTTTAAGATTGTACGGGCATATACTTAGACGaggcgatatgaaactatgacaaGCATGCATATCAAACTATAAAAAGGAAGTTCAAAAAAGACTTGGcgagcaacaataaaataagataaaatttatttaagtatagatgatgatatagtaggagatagaaccCAATGACGTAAAATGATTCATATAGTCGACCCCACCTGGTGAtataaggtttggttgttgttatTGTATAGACAATGATATAGTAggaaatagagctcaatggcgtaaaaggatccatataaccgACCCCACTTAGCGGAATAATGTTTTGGTTGTTGTATAGACAAACAAGGAAACgtaatccattttccttttaaaaGTTTTcctccaaaaatattttacattGACAAATTATTTTATGTGAAACAAATAGACCCTTGTTCGTTCATCATTTTCTAGAACTAGAGATTAAATGTAAAGATGTAAGCTCATTGGAAAGCCAAATACATGAAGACAATCATTCAACCTTGAGAATATATTTATCGTCGTCAAAATGCAACACAAACCATATGATCACACAAACCTATGATCTAAATTAGCATATACCACCAAGATCCCAATTTAGATGAGAATTGACACCTAATGAACCTATGATCTAATCCTTTGAATCTCTCACTATGTGTAGGTTAGAACTTGATCTAGGCAACCTTGAACTAAGTAAATTACCTAATATCAAGATATGTTTGAAAAAGTTTTACATAACTTAAATATGAGTAAATGACACAATTTGAAGCTAAGGTGTGTTCCTTACTAGTTAAGTTAAAGGAAGTATTAAATTCTAAAATACATCTAAAATGCAAGGTATGACATATATTGAAGGAAAAGATGTGATATTTGCAAGATGTGATATTTGCAAGTTGGcctcatttgggaaacctaactATTGCCTCCTCATTTAAGAATCCACTTAGCACAAGAGTAGAGAGTCCCGACTAGTTAATGCCTAAAAGGTTTTGCACTTAGTGATATTGCTAACTTATAATGGTTACATTTTCCACAATAGAAAGGTAATACATAAGAATAAACTCTTATGCTTTCGCTCCAAAAAAAAATTGTGCTCTCAATGTGGAATTAAGTACTTCTTGTCTATTATGACAAAGTGAGAATAAGAGATGTTATCTAACATGCATCATCTAAGAGCAAATGTGATATCAAAAAGTGGAAAATTTCTTATGAACAAATGTCATAATAATGCTTAATGTtaaaaatcaaacaaattaaacttattttggCAATTCTGCATATCAACATAACAATCTATTAAGAGTAATTTGTTAATAGTCTATTTCACAGTTCAAAATTTTCTTAAACCTATAAATTCATAAAGCTACTATGAATAGCCTTTTCTATTCATCCTGTTAAAATGAACTTGCTAATAGAAGTGAGAGAGATAATTGTGAAAAACAACACACTATTAACCAATAAATTATATCATGTAGCAAAATATGCTTCATATGGCATAAAGGTGTCAACAGTTCACCTATAGGCAATGTATGTAACAAATGAACCAAAGTGCAAACAAATCTAGAAAACTGATCCTATTCATAGCTTATACTCAAGGTAGAAATACAACCTTTACATATCACACTTTATCAAATCATTATGCTAAAGCCAGGTATGACTTCGTGATTTCTAGTTTCATCATCTATGCCTTCAAACGTCCAGCATAGCATAACTAGGAgggtttttttttcaattatcaTCAAGTAAGAACAGATAAAATCCCTTCAATCAATTGCTAAGATTAGCTTCAACAATGCTGCCACAAATTTCACTCAACAGCAGTAAGCAAGAGTGCTCGTTCATCATTTGTCTAATAAAAAAATGACTAAGCGGCTAAACATAGTTTACCAATGCCTCTGCCCCTGTAAGGCTTGATGACAACCAACATTGCAATGTACCCCCGGAAGGTGTTCCTATGCTCTCCGATCTTAGAGACCACCGTCCCCACACACCTCCCCCTGTGAAACGCCTGGATTATGCCACAAATTGGAAATTGAATAGCAAAACGTTACTCAGTCGACCAGAACTATGGAGAAAAGGTATGACGGTGTACCAGAAAGGTGAGGTTAGGCCACAGGTAGACGAAGTATCGGTAGGTGAAGATGGAGTAGGGTTCGCTGAGCTCCTGATCGACGAGACCCATGATTAGAGGGAGATGATGCTCTCCCCCGTAGCTTATATACTCGACATCCGAAGGAGAGAACACTTCCGATTCTTCTCCTTCAACCCCCGTCGTCCCGGCTGCGTCGACCACCACCACCGGGGAGGCCGCTTCCATCAATCAGTTCCACCAAAATCCCTCGTTTTCTCGATCCACTATTAATCGCCGGTCCAACCTCAAACCGGCCCGAGAAAGGTTGTCTTCAGTTCAATGGAACTGGTGGGGTGAGTggatataaataattattattattgtccGTAGTTCaaaaattctgttattttttataaaaggaGTGGACAGATTTGTTTATTTACTAAAATCAACaccctaattttaaaattataaaaaaaatcaaaaataatattatttccttccTACCCCTCCCACCAATCTCCTAAATTTCTTCCCTCCGGACACTATTTTTCAATGCATCTGAGCCACATttgtttagtttttaatttaaaattaataaaatgatTCGGATGCATGCGAGACTCATTCTCCTTTTTCTTACCTCGTGAAAATTCATGGTCATCGTTCCTCACTGAAACTTTGTCTTCGTGTATCCCAGCATCTAGGATTTCCGACAGAATCCATACAGTGTGTCCCTAAGGTGACGTCAAGCATTTCCAACGAAATCCACACATCTAAGTCGATAGACGTTAAGGATCTCCGACAAAATCCACACTGAGGTATGTCCATTCAAGTGTTTAGGATTTTGTTCGCCGTAAATACTCTCCTTTCATAATGAAGCAAGAAGGTGCGATAGCAAAGATAAATATCATGAACTTGTTCAACCCATAGGATATATCCAGAAATCATAGGATAAATCTAGAAAGGGTATGATATGGGATCATCACGTTGGGCATGATATGGTAAAATATTAGGGCCAATGTAGGTCTGATatgatctcatatcaggcccTCCAGAATAATGTGAAGCTCGGTTTGGAAACACATTCCACCAGTTTTAATTTTACTGTTAATatattaaatttgtaaaaattataggCTGTAGTTAATTTTGGCCAGAAATTACATTGAAACAGTGTGTTAGGTCATTTtaacagttttttttttcaatcatgcACAATCAAAGAAATGCATCATAGAGCTGTTATTTTATATGATCGACATCTAACAATGATCAAACAATCTCCCTTTTGTGTTTTTTTAGACATACAAGAAATCCAGCATATCCGTGGTATACTggttaatatatttaaaaattgagATTTAATatctcaaacctttagattcttaGGTACAACTCACAGTTTTTAATCTTAAGCACcaaatagttttagaaatttaATGTCTTATTTTTTTTGCATTTTGGTATGCAAAAAAGTATCTTACAATATAACTATTAACTTACGATTTTCAGGTGTACCTGTTGCATTTACACGAAGAGACATATCTTTATTGCTTGGTATTGTAGATTGGGGTGCTTTGGTTCCTTTAAATTCAAATCAAGCATTGGGTGACATCTTTCTTGCTCACTTCTCAAATAATAACCCATAATCAGATCAAAAATTGAGGAGTTGATGAAATTTTATTCTAATAGCATTGAAGCACAtgttgatattttattattttacaaattctacattttgtatatatttgtttgtatcTCATTTTCTTCTAGTACGTATAAACTTCCTTTAGGTCTTAtaaatatagtagatgattttgagaatcttagTAGATTCAACTGGATTAAAGTCATCCGtcaatttatggctccacaattagcTACAATTGgggatttatttttatcaactcgAGCATATGACCCCAAGACCACCAcactcccttacctaaagggatttgtTGGTATTTTGCCTGTGAgtatattttttatgttaaatatgATAATATTTTGTGGACATTTATGATTATGTAACACTTATTATGATGAATCAGACATGATTTTTatagcatgttccaatccaaaaatcatacaataTTGAAGGAGCACGAATAAacaagtggaggaatattccttcacatattagtaaggtgaggacCTTGTTAGACTGAGTATCACTGAAGAGGTAAATATTGAAGACTGTCACATATTCAAAGTAAATATACAGTTTATTTCATTTGTTTTTATAATTGTACAAGTTATGATTAAATTAATCCCTACCCAATTTGAAAAAACATTGATTGAGAACCTTAATTTGGCTAATGATATTCCACGTCTAGTGGAGACACCACAATTAGATGACACTGAAGTTGGATGGCAAGATAATAAGGAATGTCGTAAATGCATCATTCAAGCAAATCGAATCAAGGAGCTAACATTGGAGAACATACATCTGAATGAAAGGGTGAAagaattaatcaaaataattatAGAAAATAAAGGCATGCAAGGTTAATCAAATGAGCGTGTAGTCGATCCACAAGACCCAGTTGCTTTTGGAACAAGGAGTAGGAGAGTACATGACCGTAGTTGGTATGATTATAGGGATAATCTAAGTGATAGTCCAGTGTGATGAAAACTTTTACCCAAGAAGAAGCGGAGCAAAATACAAATATGCAAGCCTATTGAGAACATCATAGCagtagaagaaattgaaaaaattataaaagaaggTGAAGCTAAAGATGTTATGGACAAGGGCAATTGAAAACTTAATGtggatgatatggaagaagaaaCAGATATTATCTCAATGTCGGAAGGTAATTCTGAAGAAGAGGCGAAAAAG
Coding sequences within it:
- the LOC122017399 gene encoding N-alpha-acetyltransferase MAK3-like — its product is MEAASPVVVVDAAGTTGVEGEESEVFSPSDVEYISYGGEHHLPLIMGLVDQELSEPYSIFTYRYFVYLWPNLTFLAFHRGRCVGTVVSKIGEHRNTFRGYIAMLVVIKPYRGRGIATELVTRSIRVMMESGCEEVALEAEVTNKGALALYGRLGFIRAKRLYRYYLNGVDAFRLKLLFPQWHHSPTTNKDGVHLHDNQYGETQIVP